Proteins found in one Massilia sp. H6 genomic segment:
- a CDS encoding winged helix-turn-helix transcriptional regulator yields the protein MRVQKNSSRVLDKIDLHILRILQDDARIVMKDLAEQVGLSLTPCIERVKRMERDGVIAGYHARINPQAMGLQILVFVEITLHQKSEKAFDRFRRAMLGIAEVMECHLVSGDFDYLIKARIAEMSEYRRLLGEILHVADAGQSKSYVVMEELKETLALSIPR from the coding sequence ATGCGCGTCCAGAAGAATTCCAGCCGTGTCCTCGACAAGATCGACCTGCACATCCTGCGCATCTTGCAGGACGATGCGCGCATCGTCATGAAAGACCTGGCCGAGCAGGTGGGCTTGTCGCTGACGCCCTGCATCGAGCGGGTCAAGCGAATGGAGCGCGACGGCGTGATCGCCGGCTACCATGCTCGGATCAATCCGCAGGCGATGGGACTGCAGATCCTGGTGTTCGTGGAGATCACGCTGCACCAGAAATCCGAAAAGGCGTTCGACCGCTTTCGGCGCGCGATGCTGGGCATCGCCGAGGTAATGGAATGCCACCTGGTGTCGGGCGACTTCGATTACCTGATCAAGGCGCGCATCGCCGAAATGTCGGAATACCGCCGGCTGCTGGGAGAGATCCTGCACGTGGCCGACGCCGGCCAGTCGAAGAGCTATGTGGTGATGGAAGAGCTCAAGGAAACGCTGGCGCTGTCGATTCCGCGCTGA
- a CDS encoding N-acetylmuramoyl-L-alanine amidase — protein MKTMFKGLLASLCIFASVQPALASTDYPPAVWNPAASCNYSSRSAAISHVAVHTTQGSYAGSISWFQNCSAGVSAHYVIRSSDGQVTQMVNESDKAWHVGNSNNYTVGIEHEGYVANPSVWYTTAMYNASAALTRDILASRSLAQKVYNGSSGWNAVPADSLYNVKGHVNYASQSHTDPGSGWDWPRYQSLVAGSSGGGGGGSATWPLVQYGNSGERVRTIQYLLQQWGYALTVNASFDTATQNAVKNFQSSHGLGADGIVGNATWPALIILTQQGDSGAKVRAVQSQLNESGAGIAVDGAFGPATATAVRNFQTSKGLAADGVVGEATWNKMAW, from the coding sequence ATGAAAACCATGTTCAAGGGCTTGCTCGCAAGCCTGTGCATTTTTGCGTCGGTCCAACCAGCGCTTGCCTCGACCGACTATCCGCCGGCCGTCTGGAACCCGGCCGCCAGCTGTAATTATTCCAGCCGCAGCGCCGCCATCAGCCATGTCGCCGTGCATACCACCCAGGGCTCGTATGCGGGCTCGATCTCGTGGTTCCAGAACTGCAGCGCCGGCGTCAGCGCGCACTACGTCATCCGCTCGTCGGACGGCCAGGTAACGCAGATGGTGAACGAATCGGACAAGGCCTGGCATGTGGGGAACTCGAACAACTATACCGTCGGCATCGAGCACGAGGGCTATGTCGCCAACCCGTCGGTCTGGTACACCACCGCCATGTACAACGCCTCGGCCGCGCTCACCCGCGACATCCTCGCGTCGCGCAGCCTGGCGCAGAAGGTCTATAACGGCAGCAGCGGCTGGAACGCGGTGCCGGCCGATTCGCTGTACAACGTCAAGGGCCACGTCAACTACGCCAGCCAGAGCCACACCGACCCCGGTTCGGGCTGGGACTGGCCGCGCTACCAGTCGCTGGTCGCGGGCAGCAGTGGCGGCGGAGGTGGCGGCAGCGCTACCTGGCCGCTGGTCCAGTACGGCAATTCCGGTGAGCGGGTTCGCACCATCCAGTACCTGCTGCAGCAATGGGGCTACGCGCTCACCGTCAATGCCAGTTTTGATACCGCCACCCAGAACGCGGTGAAGAACTTCCAGTCCTCGCATGGCCTGGGCGCGGACGGCATCGTCGGCAACGCCACCTGGCCGGCGCTGATCATCCTGACCCAGCAGGGCGACTCCGGCGCCAAGGTGCGCGCGGTGCAAAGCCAGCTCAATGAAAGCGGCGCGGGCATCGCGGTGGACGGCGCCTTTGGCCCGGCCACGGCGACCGCGGTGCGCAATTTCCAGACCTCGAAGGGACTGGCCGCCGACGGCGTGGTGGGCGAAGCTACCTGGAACAAGATGGCCTGGTAG
- a CDS encoding transglycosylase SLT domain-containing protein: MKHTVKARLLVALCAALAGAPLAFADGKPAELTVSAKQYQQYFKDASKEFDVPVELLQAIAYAETRWHPHVPKGQRKNNGEPEVEVESHHGMPISYGIMGLRNDAHFGQSLIQGAALLRVTPEQAATDTRTNIRAAAALLARHGARKNKAFPLADWESAVARYSGIPQPEIAQIYSYEVLTAIRQGRRSDKFEIDQKHVEMEKAYGKDKLKKLSARRITIETGTPDPKISAPDFNDSPTKK, translated from the coding sequence ATGAAGCACACCGTAAAGGCGCGGCTGCTGGTCGCGCTCTGCGCCGCCCTGGCAGGCGCGCCGCTCGCATTCGCGGATGGCAAGCCGGCCGAGCTGACCGTGTCGGCCAAGCAGTACCAGCAGTATTTTAAAGACGCGTCGAAAGAATTCGACGTGCCGGTGGAGTTGCTGCAAGCGATCGCCTACGCGGAGACGCGCTGGCATCCGCACGTGCCCAAGGGCCAGCGCAAGAACAACGGCGAGCCCGAGGTCGAGGTCGAATCGCACCACGGCATGCCGATCAGCTACGGCATCATGGGCCTGCGCAACGACGCCCATTTTGGCCAGTCCCTGATCCAGGGCGCGGCGCTGCTGCGGGTCACGCCAGAACAGGCGGCCACCGACACCCGCACCAATATTCGCGCCGCCGCCGCCCTGCTGGCCCGGCACGGCGCCCGCAAGAACAAGGCCTTCCCTCTGGCCGACTGGGAAAGCGCCGTGGCCCGCTACAGCGGCATTCCCCAGCCCGAGATCGCCCAGATCTACAGCTACGAAGTCTTGACCGCGATCCGGCAAGGCCGCCGCAGCGACAAGTTCGAGATCGACCAGAAGCATGTCGAGATGGAGAAAGCCTACGGCAAGGACAAGCTGAAAAAACTGTCCGCACGCCGCATCACGATCGAAACCGGCACGCCCGACCCGAAGATTTCGGCGCCCGATTTCAACGACAGCCCGACCAAAAAATAA
- the argJ gene encoding bifunctional glutamate N-acetyltransferase/amino-acid acetyltransferase ArgJ: MAVNSPLPVAADLKPVNGIEIGYAEAGIKKPNRKDLLVMKLAEGATVAGVFTKNRFCAAPVQVSQANLAAMKAGGKPIRALVVNTGNANAGTGASGLANAQATCAEVAKLLGLDAQQVLPFSTGVILEPLPLPKIVAGLPAAIGNLTLDNWFNAAEAIMTTDTQPKAASRCVTIGGHAVTMTGISKGAGMIRPNMATMLGYLALDARVAQPVLDELVRHAADHSFNSITIDGDTSTNDSFIIVATGAGSLVVDSVDSPDYAALKDAVTDISRNLAQQIIRDGEGATKFITITVEQGRNIDECRQIAYAIAHSPLVKTAFFASDPNLGRILAAVGYAGVDDLDVTKLDLYLDDVWVARDGGRNPDYQEQDGQRVMQQSEITVRVTLGRGQAAATVWTCDLSHDYVTINADYRS; this comes from the coding sequence ATGGCCGTCAATTCCCCCCTGCCAGTTGCAGCAGACCTGAAACCCGTCAACGGTATCGAGATCGGCTATGCCGAAGCCGGCATCAAGAAGCCCAATCGCAAGGACCTGCTGGTGATGAAGCTGGCCGAAGGCGCCACCGTGGCCGGGGTGTTTACCAAGAACCGCTTCTGCGCCGCGCCGGTCCAGGTGAGCCAGGCCAACCTGGCCGCGATGAAGGCGGGCGGCAAGCCGATCCGCGCGCTGGTCGTCAACACCGGTAACGCCAATGCCGGTACCGGCGCATCGGGCCTGGCCAATGCGCAGGCGACGTGTGCCGAAGTGGCAAAGCTGCTCGGCCTGGATGCCCAACAGGTGCTGCCGTTTTCCACCGGCGTGATCCTCGAGCCGCTGCCGCTGCCGAAGATCGTCGCCGGCCTGCCGGCCGCGATCGGCAACCTGACGCTGGATAACTGGTTCAATGCCGCCGAGGCGATCATGACCACCGACACCCAGCCCAAGGCGGCGTCGCGGTGCGTGACCATCGGCGGGCACGCCGTGACCATGACCGGCATCAGCAAGGGCGCCGGCATGATCAGGCCGAACATGGCGACCATGCTCGGCTACCTGGCGCTCGACGCCAGGGTGGCGCAGCCGGTGCTCGACGAACTGGTCAGGCACGCGGCCGACCATTCGTTCAACAGCATCACGATCGACGGCGACACCTCGACCAACGACTCGTTCATCATCGTCGCCACCGGCGCCGGCAGCCTGGTGGTCGATTCGGTCGACTCCCCGGATTACGCCGCTCTGAAAGACGCCGTTACCGACATCTCGCGCAACCTGGCGCAGCAGATCATCCGCGACGGCGAAGGCGCGACCAAGTTCATCACCATCACGGTGGAGCAGGGCCGCAACATCGACGAATGCCGCCAGATCGCCTATGCGATCGCCCACTCGCCGCTGGTGAAGACCGCCTTCTTCGCCTCGGACCCGAACCTGGGCCGCATCCTGGCCGCGGTCGGTTATGCCGGCGTGGACGATCTCGATGTGACCAAGCTCGACCTCTACCTGGACGACGTCTGGGTCGCCAGGGATGGCGGGCGCAATCCGGACTACCAGGAACAAGACGGCCAGCGCGTCATGCAACAGTCCGAGATCACCGTGCGCGTCACGCTCGGACGCGGGCAGGCCGCGGCCACCGTCTGGACCTGCGACCTGTCGCACGACTACGTGACGATCAACGCCGATTACCGTTCGTGA
- a CDS encoding ATP-binding protein, translated as MTPLEQFLHRAEALLGRLEAVLPPGAPREPDWKRSVAFRWRKRASGGGHFLQPVLHASTIRLEDLQHVDAQKRQIEQNTRQFVARRPANNVLLTGARGTGKSSLIKACLNDFAGQGLRLIEVDKADLADLPDIVDLVAGRPERFVVFCDDLSFEEGEAGYKALKVALDGSIAAQSDNVLIYATSNRRHLMPEKLSDNASYRHGEDGDLHPGETVEERISLSERFGLWLSFYPFRQDDYLGIVGHWLASLGCTPQQIEAARPAALQWALQRGSRSGRVAWQFAKDYAGKMPDDGNNE; from the coding sequence ATGACGCCGCTGGAGCAATTCTTGCACCGCGCCGAAGCCCTGCTGGGGCGGCTGGAAGCGGTACTGCCGCCGGGCGCGCCGCGCGAGCCTGACTGGAAACGCAGCGTCGCCTTCCGCTGGCGCAAGCGCGCCAGCGGCGGCGGGCACTTCTTGCAGCCGGTGCTGCATGCCTCGACCATCCGCCTGGAAGACTTGCAGCACGTCGATGCGCAAAAGCGCCAGATCGAGCAGAACACCCGCCAGTTCGTGGCGCGCCGACCGGCCAACAACGTGCTCTTGACCGGCGCGCGTGGCACCGGCAAGTCGTCGCTGATAAAGGCCTGCCTGAACGACTTTGCCGGCCAGGGCCTGCGCCTGATCGAGGTCGACAAGGCCGACCTGGCCGATCTGCCCGACATCGTCGACCTGGTGGCGGGGCGTCCGGAGCGCTTCGTGGTGTTCTGCGACGACCTGTCGTTCGAAGAAGGCGAAGCCGGCTACAAGGCGCTGAAAGTGGCCCTCGATGGCAGCATCGCGGCGCAGTCGGACAATGTGCTGATCTACGCCACGTCGAACCGGCGCCACCTGATGCCCGAGAAGCTGTCGGACAACGCCAGCTACCGCCACGGCGAAGATGGCGACCTGCATCCCGGAGAGACAGTGGAAGAGCGCATTTCGCTGTCGGAGCGCTTCGGCCTGTGGCTGTCGTTCTATCCGTTCAGGCAGGACGACTATCTCGGCATCGTCGGGCACTGGCTGGCCAGCTTGGGCTGTACGCCGCAGCAGATCGAGGCGGCGCGGCCGGCGGCGCTGCAATGGGCCTTGCAGCGCGGTTCGCGCTCGGGGCGCGTGGCCTGGCAGTTTGCGAAAGACTATGCCGGCAAAATGCCGGACGATGGAAACAATGAGTAA
- a CDS encoding NUDIX domain-containing protein: MSKAPATPIDVAVGILMRPNGDVLLGQRPEGKPYAGYWEFPGGKVEAGEDIFHALQREFVEELGVRVLSGEPWCCVEHVYEHAHVRLYFYICRAWEGEPQGLEGQAFAWQGAYSVAPLLPATIPLLEWLDRVRFAPRQA, encoded by the coding sequence ATGAGTAAAGCACCAGCAACACCGATCGACGTTGCAGTTGGCATCCTGATGCGCCCCAACGGCGACGTGCTGCTGGGCCAGCGGCCCGAGGGCAAGCCCTATGCGGGCTATTGGGAATTTCCGGGCGGGAAGGTCGAGGCGGGCGAGGATATCTTTCACGCCCTGCAGCGCGAGTTCGTCGAGGAACTGGGCGTGCGGGTGCTCAGCGGAGAACCATGGTGCTGCGTCGAGCACGTGTACGAGCACGCCCATGTACGCCTGTATTTCTACATCTGCCGCGCCTGGGAAGGCGAGCCGCAAGGCCTGGAAGGGCAGGCCTTTGCCTGGCAGGGCGCGTACAGCGTGGCGCCGCTGCTGCCAGCGACCATTCCGCTGCTGGAGTGGCTGGACCGGGTGCGCTTCGCACCGCGGCAAGCTTGA
- the yacG gene encoding DNA gyrase inhibitor YacG, with protein sequence MTVVACPTCGKKVEWTPANKFRPFCSERCKQIDLGAWAEEKYTIPGAAPSETLKDPLADD encoded by the coding sequence ATGACTGTCGTTGCGTGCCCAACCTGTGGCAAGAAGGTCGAATGGACCCCTGCCAACAAATTCCGCCCGTTCTGCTCCGAACGCTGCAAGCAGATCGACCTCGGCGCCTGGGCCGAAGAAAAATACACGATACCCGGCGCGGCCCCGAGCGAGACACTGAAAGATCCGCTGGCAGACGACTGA
- the zapD gene encoding cell division protein ZapD produces MIVYEYPFNERIRTLLRLEDLYEKFKFFAHQEHPMQHHVALATIFDMLEVAGRADLKSDLLQELERQKQSLMAYRSNPNVAAEALDAVLAELDSVGGALVAAQGRTGQNVRDNEWLMSIRGRTIIPGGASEFDLPSYHAWQQRPGAQRQADIMKWFAPLAPLFEALSLVLRLLRDSGAPAAMLASGGSYQQMLQGKVYQMLRLSIDETLGAIPEISANKYMLWVRFTSQDGDCKPKALEADVPFELTLCNF; encoded by the coding sequence TTGATCGTCTACGAATATCCTTTCAACGAGCGGATTCGCACGTTGTTACGGCTGGAAGACTTGTACGAAAAATTCAAGTTCTTCGCGCATCAGGAACATCCGATGCAGCATCACGTCGCACTCGCCACGATATTCGACATGCTGGAAGTGGCCGGGCGCGCCGACCTGAAATCCGATTTGCTGCAGGAACTCGAACGCCAGAAGCAAAGCCTGATGGCCTACCGCAGCAATCCGAACGTGGCGGCCGAGGCGCTCGACGCCGTACTGGCCGAGCTCGATAGCGTGGGCGGCGCCCTGGTCGCGGCGCAGGGGCGTACCGGCCAGAACGTGCGCGACAACGAATGGCTGATGAGCATCCGCGGACGCACCATCATCCCCGGCGGCGCATCCGAATTCGATTTGCCCTCTTACCACGCATGGCAGCAACGCCCGGGCGCCCAGCGCCAGGCCGACATCATGAAGTGGTTCGCGCCGCTGGCGCCGCTGTTCGAGGCGCTGTCGCTGGTGCTGCGCCTGCTGCGCGACTCGGGCGCGCCGGCGGCGATGCTCGCCAGTGGCGGCAGCTATCAGCAGATGCTGCAAGGTAAGGTCTACCAGATGCTGCGTTTGTCGATCGACGAGACGCTGGGCGCGATCCCCGAGATCTCGGCCAACAAATACATGCTGTGGGTGCGCTTCACCAGCCAGGACGGCGACTGCAAGCCCAAGGCACTCGAAGCAGACGTGCCCTTCGAGCTGACCCTGTGTAATTTCTGA
- the coaE gene encoding dephospho-CoA kinase (Dephospho-CoA kinase (CoaE) performs the final step in coenzyme A biosynthesis.), producing MANPPSTAFSVGLTGGIGCGKTTVADMFAALGASVIDTDEIAHALTAPHGAAMPALLAEFGDDFATPSGALDRARMRELVFADASARARLENILHPRIRAATQAAASIAGGAYVMFVVPLLIESGQWRERVTRVLAIDCPEHVQIARVMARNGLSETQVRAIMAAQASREQRRAAADDIIVNDDGLDALRPQVLALHAQYLRLAG from the coding sequence ATGGCCAACCCACCTAGCACGGCGTTCTCGGTCGGCCTGACCGGCGGCATCGGCTGCGGCAAGACCACCGTGGCCGACATGTTCGCCGCCCTTGGCGCATCGGTCATCGACACCGACGAGATCGCCCATGCGCTCACCGCGCCGCACGGTGCGGCGATGCCGGCCCTGCTGGCCGAGTTCGGCGACGACTTCGCCACCCCAAGCGGCGCCCTCGACCGCGCCCGGATGCGCGAGCTGGTCTTTGCCGATGCCAGTGCGCGGGCGCGCCTTGAAAACATCTTGCATCCACGCATCCGCGCTGCCACGCAGGCCGCGGCCAGCATCGCCGGCGGCGCCTATGTGATGTTCGTGGTGCCGCTGCTGATCGAATCGGGCCAGTGGCGCGAACGGGTCACGCGGGTGCTGGCGATCGATTGCCCGGAACACGTGCAGATCGCCCGCGTCATGGCCCGCAACGGCTTGAGCGAAACGCAGGTACGCGCGATCATGGCGGCCCAGGCCAGCCGCGAACAGCGGCGCGCGGCGGCCGACGACATCATCGTCAACGACGACGGGCTCGACGCGCTGCGCCCCCAGGTGCTCGCCCTGCACGCCCAGTACTTGCGCCTGGCCGGATGA
- a CDS encoding A24 family peptidase, which yields MPPESILFAPPATLAATLVAALFGLLVGSFLNVVIHRIPRMMQRESDNYVAQESGKPAPHQERYNLMVPRSSCPHCSHQITALENIPVISWLALRGKCSNCKAPISARYPAVELLTGTLAGVLVWTFGSGMAGLATLLFLFLLVAMTFIDVDTQLLPDDLTYPLLWAGLLVNLHGTFVPLQDAVIGAAAGYLVLWAVYWLFKLVTGKEGMGYGDFKLLAALGAWLGWAMLPTIILLSSVVGAVVGISLIVFAKRGRDKPIPFGPYLAAAGLIALLYGSAISAWLQGVLVA from the coding sequence ATGCCCCCGGAATCCATCCTGTTCGCGCCGCCTGCCACGCTGGCGGCCACCCTCGTGGCAGCCCTGTTCGGGCTGCTCGTCGGCAGCTTCCTGAACGTGGTCATCCACCGCATCCCCCGGATGATGCAGCGCGAATCCGACAATTACGTGGCCCAGGAAAGCGGCAAGCCGGCGCCCCACCAGGAGCGCTACAACCTGATGGTGCCGCGCTCGAGCTGCCCGCATTGCAGCCACCAGATCACGGCGCTGGAAAACATCCCGGTCATCAGCTGGCTGGCGCTGCGCGGCAAGTGCAGCAACTGCAAGGCGCCGATCTCGGCGCGCTATCCGGCCGTCGAACTGCTTACCGGAACCCTGGCAGGCGTGCTGGTATGGACCTTCGGCAGCGGCATGGCGGGACTGGCCACATTGCTGTTCCTGTTCCTGCTGGTGGCCATGACCTTCATCGACGTCGACACCCAGCTGCTGCCGGACGACCTGACCTATCCGCTGCTGTGGGCCGGCCTGCTGGTGAACCTGCATGGCACCTTTGTGCCGCTGCAGGACGCGGTGATCGGCGCCGCTGCCGGCTACCTGGTGCTGTGGGCGGTGTACTGGCTGTTCAAGCTGGTCACCGGCAAGGAAGGCATGGGCTATGGCGACTTCAAGCTGCTGGCGGCGCTGGGGGCCTGGCTGGGCTGGGCCATGCTGCCGACCATTATCCTGCTCTCTTCGGTGGTCGGCGCAGTAGTAGGCATCAGCCTGATCGTGTTCGCCAAGCGCGGGCGCGACAAGCCGATTCCTTTCGGCCCCTACCTGGCAGCCGCCGGCCTGATCGCCCTGCTCTACGGCAGCGCCATCAGCGCGTGGCTGCAAGGCGTGCTGGTGGCTTGA
- a CDS encoding GlxA family transcriptional regulator — translation MTTRKIDVLAYAGCMGMEVFGLCDTLLLANRVAAAMAGAAAEPLFEVRVTSLAGGTVRAAGGLAIGTRKFRVSHNLLVIPGMDIGDRHGCTHPQEHLAGEVRAIRRAFAHGAPVASMCVGAFLVAEAGLLDGRRATTSWMFAADLARRFPLARVDAAAMVVEDGGVTTTGAFTATFDLAMQLIHEAATPRQARAVERMAMLHRRVSQAPYVDTGLIAKPSGCFSENVQRWLGERLAEPYDLAALAAAFHVSARTLLRRFKAQTGQTPLAYLQGERINTAKRLLESRALSVAQITERVGYGDVASFSTLFKRLAGQSPAQYRRSFDVRSGAAGDVVTPAPPALAALFCAQPPLQASPNRGETSTIG, via the coding sequence ATGACAACCAGAAAAATCGATGTGCTGGCCTACGCTGGCTGTATGGGCATGGAAGTGTTCGGCCTGTGCGACACGCTGCTGCTGGCCAACCGCGTCGCCGCAGCCATGGCCGGCGCGGCGGCCGAGCCCTTGTTCGAGGTCCGCGTCACCAGCCTTGCAGGAGGTACCGTGCGCGCCGCCGGCGGCCTGGCGATCGGCACTCGCAAGTTTCGGGTCTCGCACAACCTGCTCGTCATACCGGGAATGGACATCGGCGATCGCCATGGCTGTACCCATCCGCAAGAACACCTGGCGGGAGAAGTCAGGGCGATCAGGCGCGCCTTTGCGCATGGCGCGCCAGTTGCATCGATGTGCGTGGGCGCCTTTCTGGTGGCCGAAGCGGGCCTGTTGGACGGGCGCCGCGCCACTACTTCGTGGATGTTCGCCGCCGACCTCGCGCGCCGCTTTCCGCTGGCGCGGGTCGATGCCGCTGCGATGGTGGTCGAAGACGGGGGCGTGACCACCACCGGGGCGTTTACCGCCACCTTCGACCTGGCCATGCAGCTGATCCACGAGGCGGCTACGCCCAGGCAAGCGCGGGCCGTGGAGCGCATGGCGATGCTGCATCGGCGCGTGAGCCAGGCGCCCTACGTCGACACCGGCCTGATCGCAAAGCCGTCTGGCTGCTTCTCTGAAAATGTGCAGCGCTGGCTCGGCGAGCGCCTGGCCGAACCGTACGATCTCGCTGCCCTGGCCGCCGCCTTTCACGTCAGCGCCCGCACCCTGCTGCGCCGCTTCAAGGCGCAAACGGGGCAGACGCCGCTGGCGTATCTGCAGGGCGAACGCATCAACACCGCGAAACGGCTGCTCGAATCGAGGGCGCTGAGCGTGGCACAGATCACCGAACGCGTCGGCTACGGCGACGTGGCAAGCTTCAGTACCCTGTTCAAGCGGCTCGCCGGGCAGTCGCCGGCGCAGTACCGGCGCAGCTTCGACGTGCGCAGCGGTGCAGCAGGCGACGTCGTCACCCCGGCGCCGCCTGCCCTCGCCGCATTGTTCTGCGCCCAACCACCCCTGCAGGCTTCGCCAAATCGCGGCGAAACCTCTACAATAGGTTGA
- a CDS encoding MBL fold metallo-hydrolase, with amino-acid sequence MRITQLRNATIIVHVGRYNILVDPMLARKDALPPLRLFVRRRLRNPTVELPANAASALDTVTHCLITHCQKGHFDHLDRAAKHWLRERQIPVICTPHDLAHLSARGLHVLPLAADHAQPQAFLGGQIRTVRCTHGLGLVGTVMEHGVGYFIEMPGEPSLYLSGDTVLTDEVRQFVRRHQPQVCVVPAGGAHFDLGGDIIMGTDEVIELTRIASGRVLANHLEALSHCPVQRAQLRSAAQRAGVAGRLSIPQDGETIAFEPWKAVA; translated from the coding sequence ATGCGCATCACCCAGTTGCGAAACGCCACCATCATTGTGCACGTCGGTCGGTACAACATTCTGGTCGACCCAATGTTGGCACGCAAGGATGCGCTGCCACCGCTGCGCCTGTTCGTGCGCCGGCGCCTGCGCAACCCGACCGTGGAACTGCCCGCCAATGCGGCTTCGGCCCTGGACACCGTGACCCACTGCCTGATCACGCATTGCCAGAAAGGGCATTTCGATCATCTCGATCGTGCTGCGAAGCATTGGCTGCGCGAGCGACAGATTCCCGTGATCTGCACGCCGCACGACCTTGCGCACCTGAGCGCGCGCGGTCTGCATGTGCTGCCGCTGGCGGCAGACCACGCACAGCCGCAAGCTTTCCTGGGCGGCCAGATCCGCACCGTGCGCTGCACCCATGGCCTTGGCCTGGTCGGTACCGTGATGGAACACGGGGTTGGCTATTTTATCGAGATGCCGGGCGAACCGAGCCTGTACCTGTCGGGCGACACGGTATTGACCGACGAGGTGCGCCAGTTCGTCCGGCGCCACCAGCCGCAGGTGTGCGTGGTGCCGGCCGGTGGCGCGCATTTCGACCTTGGCGGCGACATCATCATGGGAACGGACGAGGTCATTGAATTGACGCGCATCGCCAGCGGGCGCGTACTGGCCAACCACCTGGAAGCCCTGAGTCACTGCCCGGTGCAGCGCGCCCAGTTGCGCAGCGCCGCGCAGCGAGCCGGCGTGGCGGGGCGCTTGTCGATTCCGCAAGACGGCGAGACGATCGCTTTCGAGCCCTGGAAGGCGGTTGCCTAG
- a CDS encoding S8 family serine peptidase, with product MKAEYIVLRTNQGNTRDVFTGAATGRDGGYPLAPDPASAQDFLRNIGNLAASPNDLFGSGGRSGRLIGAPAGSAIGAESAFLPTPALTPFMAAPVPAVKIEVKTLERNALPYVSSAADVLAVAESVPISLLKEVHDMSGAVAVPLALGHASWGVQAVRADTSPYDGRGIVVAVLDTGIDRTHPAFAGIELIEEDFTDEGNGDVLGHGTHCAGTIFGRAGPFGRIGIAPGVQRALIGKIIGSKGGGTSARLAKAMEWAAENGANVISMSVGIDFTALAKRMEDRLPERVAMSRALEAYRATVRLFETVTLSIKAKSVFGSPSIFIAAAGNDTDRTAGPEYELSVTPPANSEGFMSVGAVGHAEGNTSRMAVARFSNTGPNICAPGVDIVSARPGGDLVAMSGTSMAAPHVAGVAALWAEKLKRQGQLNAMLLSANLFASASTAVFVPGFDLYDTGAGMVQAPQV from the coding sequence ATGAAAGCCGAATACATCGTCTTGCGCACCAACCAGGGAAATACACGCGATGTCTTTACCGGTGCCGCCACGGGCCGGGACGGGGGCTATCCGCTGGCGCCCGACCCGGCGTCGGCCCAGGATTTCTTGCGTAACATCGGCAATCTGGCGGCATCGCCGAACGACCTGTTCGGTTCCGGAGGCCGCTCTGGCCGGCTGATCGGTGCGCCGGCAGGGTCGGCCATCGGCGCCGAATCGGCGTTTCTGCCCACGCCGGCGCTGACACCTTTCATGGCGGCCCCCGTCCCGGCGGTAAAGATCGAAGTCAAGACGCTTGAACGCAACGCCCTTCCTTATGTATCGAGCGCGGCCGATGTACTGGCAGTGGCCGAATCGGTGCCGATCTCCCTGCTCAAGGAAGTGCACGACATGAGCGGCGCCGTGGCCGTGCCGCTGGCCCTGGGGCATGCGTCGTGGGGCGTGCAAGCGGTGCGCGCCGATACTTCGCCGTATGACGGAAGAGGTATCGTGGTGGCGGTACTGGACACGGGAATCGACCGCACCCACCCGGCATTTGCCGGAATCGAGCTGATCGAAGAAGATTTCACCGACGAAGGCAATGGCGACGTACTCGGCCACGGCACCCACTGCGCCGGCACCATCTTTGGCCGTGCAGGCCCGTTCGGGCGCATCGGCATCGCGCCGGGCGTCCAGCGTGCGCTGATCGGCAAGATCATCGGCAGCAAGGGCGGTGGCACGAGCGCCAGACTGGCCAAGGCGATGGAGTGGGCAGCGGAAAACGGCGCGAACGTGATCTCGATGTCGGTTGGGATCGATTTCACGGCGCTGGCCAAGCGCATGGAGGATCGCCTTCCCGAACGGGTGGCGATGTCGCGCGCGCTCGAGGCCTACCGCGCCACGGTCAGGCTGTTCGAGACCGTCACCCTGTCGATCAAGGCCAAGAGCGTGTTCGGCTCGCCCTCGATCTTCATCGCCGCAGCGGGCAACGACACCGACCGCACGGCCGGACCGGAATACGAGTTGTCGGTCACGCCACCGGCCAATTCCGAAGGCTTCATGTCGGTTGGCGCGGTCGGCCATGCAGAGGGCAACACGAGCAGGATGGCGGTGGCGCGCTTTTCGAACACCGGGCCGAACATCTGCGCGCCGGGCGTGGACATCGTGTCGGCACGCCCGGGGGGCGACCTGGTAGCCATGAGCGGCACCAGCATGGCGGCGCCACATGTGGCCGGGGTCGCCGCCTTGTGGGCGGAAAAGCTGAAGCGGCAAGGGCAGTTGAACGCAATGCTGCTGAGCGCAAACCTGTTCGCGTCGGCCAGTACCGCAGTGTTCGTGCCGGGTTTCGACCTCTATGATACGGGCGCCGGCATGGTGCAGGCGCCGCAGGTGTGA